In Rhodanobacter humi, the following are encoded in one genomic region:
- a CDS encoding PilZ domain-containing protein, producing the protein MNPVAARQGIISLKIKDAATLYNAYMPFLRNGGLFAPTAQPYALGDEVVLLVSLADESERLSVVGKVAWICPPGAQGNRTAGIGIHFNDSPDAEVARQRIENMLAGVLNSERPTHTM; encoded by the coding sequence ATGAATCCCGTCGCCGCCCGCCAGGGCATCATCTCGCTGAAGATCAAGGATGCCGCCACGTTGTACAACGCCTACATGCCGTTCCTGCGCAACGGCGGCCTGTTCGCGCCCACCGCCCAACCCTATGCGCTGGGCGACGAGGTGGTGTTGCTGGTGAGCCTGGCCGACGAAAGCGAGCGCCTGTCGGTGGTGGGCAAGGTGGCGTGGATCTGCCCGCCCGGTGCGCAAGGCAACCGCACCGCGGGCATCGGCATCCACTTCAACGACTCGCCGGACGCCGAGGTGGCGCGCCAGCGCATCGAGAACATGCTCGCCGGCGTGCTCAATTCCGAGCGGCCCACCCACACGATGTGA
- a CDS encoding PIG-L deacetylase family protein, translating to MALSAAVEPRITAQTRLLVVAPHPDDETIANGLLIQSVRAVGGTVRVLLLTDGDNNPWPQRWLERRWSIGAGERERWGHRRRAELAEALHRLDVPTTALQSLGWPDMGVLDRLLQPDQSALAELAAALDDFAPDLVAVPALGDRHPDHGAAHVLLRMVLARLGGTPRLLGYLVHGHDDGTPMPESPVTPAQQAAKQHALAAYASQLALSGGRLRRLAERPERHAQPVASGAARVLPWRPSPLLWPRLRLTAASTSGLAQQWPSACRAAAARRAGRLAAGLAGGAGGGRLLRAAVAGLALAVDLRPLGLARSVRLCAARRGG from the coding sequence ATGGCGCTGAGCGCGGCGGTGGAACCTCGCATCACGGCGCAGACCCGCCTGCTGGTGGTGGCGCCGCATCCGGACGACGAGACCATCGCCAACGGCCTGCTGATCCAGAGCGTGCGCGCGGTCGGCGGCACGGTGCGCGTGCTGCTGCTTACCGACGGCGACAACAATCCCTGGCCGCAGCGTTGGCTGGAACGGCGCTGGTCCATCGGTGCCGGCGAGCGCGAGCGCTGGGGCCACCGCCGCCGTGCGGAACTCGCGGAGGCACTGCACCGGCTGGATGTGCCGACCACGGCGCTGCAATCGCTGGGTTGGCCGGACATGGGTGTGCTCGACCGCCTGCTGCAGCCGGACCAGTCGGCGCTGGCCGAACTGGCGGCGGCGCTGGACGATTTCGCTCCCGACCTGGTCGCCGTGCCGGCGCTGGGCGACCGCCATCCCGATCATGGCGCGGCCCACGTGCTGCTGCGCATGGTGCTGGCCAGATTGGGCGGTACGCCGCGGCTGCTCGGCTACCTGGTCCACGGCCACGACGACGGCACGCCGATGCCCGAATCGCCGGTCACGCCGGCGCAGCAGGCCGCCAAGCAGCATGCGCTGGCGGCCTACGCCAGCCAGCTGGCCTTGAGCGGCGGCCGCCTGCGCCGGCTGGCCGAACGCCCCGAGCGCCATGCGCAGCCGGTGGCGTCAGGGGCGGCCCGCGTGTTGCCGTGGCGGCCATCGCCGCTGCTGTGGCCGCGCCTGCGGCTGACCGCGGCCAGCACCTCCGGTCTGGCGCAGCAGTGGCCCTCGGCATGCCGCGCCGCTGCGGCGCGACGGGCAGGGCGGCTGGCGGCTGGACTGGCCGGCGGCGCGGGCGGAGGACGCCTGCTTCGTGCGGCTGTCGCTGGCCTTGCCCTCGCCGTGGATCTTCGACCATTGGGGCTGGCGCGAAGTGTGAGGCTTTGCGCGGCACGTCGTGGTGGTTAG
- the holB gene encoding DNA polymerase III subunit delta' has protein sequence MSAMPWHAADWSRLQARRQRDALPHALLLCGPAGLGKRGFAQRFVRGLLCARAQDGEACGQCRSCLLLDAGTHPDVVTLTFGLRRDGTPRTEIVIEQIRELSARLAMSSQFGGWQVALIDPADAMNAAAANALLKTLEEPSGQTLLVLLADAPWRLPQTIRSRCQRIEFNVPPPAEAQAWLQGQGVAQAQVALDAALGNPGLALAWAQQGALERRAEVRRDLAALAAGRGQVTDMAKRWLDDEAAQRLWFAAQAAADERRAQSTQAAPPLASAMDGEALAHWYDAANRTRDALRGPLRGDLLLLELLAQWR, from the coding sequence ATGAGCGCGATGCCCTGGCACGCAGCGGATTGGTCACGGCTGCAGGCGCGCCGGCAGCGCGATGCCTTGCCGCACGCGCTGCTGCTGTGCGGACCGGCCGGCCTGGGCAAGCGCGGGTTCGCGCAGCGCTTCGTGCGCGGCCTGCTGTGTGCGCGCGCGCAGGACGGCGAGGCCTGCGGCCAGTGCCGCAGCTGCCTGCTGCTGGACGCGGGCACGCATCCCGACGTGGTCACGCTCACGTTCGGCCTGCGCAGGGACGGCACGCCGCGCACCGAGATCGTGATCGAGCAGATCCGCGAGCTGTCCGCGCGGCTGGCGATGAGCAGCCAGTTCGGCGGCTGGCAGGTCGCGTTGATCGATCCGGCCGACGCGATGAACGCGGCGGCGGCGAACGCGCTGCTGAAGACGCTGGAGGAGCCGTCCGGACAGACCTTGCTGGTCCTGCTGGCCGATGCGCCGTGGCGTTTGCCGCAGACGATACGCAGCCGCTGCCAGCGCATCGAGTTCAACGTGCCGCCGCCTGCGGAAGCACAGGCGTGGCTGCAGGGGCAGGGCGTGGCACAGGCGCAGGTGGCGCTGGACGCGGCGCTGGGCAATCCCGGCCTGGCGTTGGCCTGGGCGCAGCAGGGCGCGCTGGAACGCCGCGCCGAGGTGCGGCGCGATCTCGCCGCGCTGGCGGCCGGTCGCGGGCAGGTTACGGACATGGCAAAGCGCTGGCTGGACGACGAGGCCGCGCAGCGCCTGTGGTTCGCCGCCCAGGCGGCCGCCGACGAACGCCGTGCCCAGTCGACGCAGGCCGCGCCGCCGCTCGCCAGCGCGATGGACGGCGAGGCATTGGCGCACTGGTACGACGCCGCCAACCGCACCCGCGACGCCTTGCGCGGCCCCTTGCGCGGCGACCTGCTGTTGCTGGAACTGCTGGCGCAATGGCGCTGA
- the tmk gene encoding dTMP kinase → MSRRGRFITLEGGEGAGKSTLLAGLRGHLESRGVDLLLTREPGGTALGEAVRAIVLDPARHDLCAESELLLMFASRAQLVRETIEPALAAGRWVLCDRYVDASYAYQGGGRGQPAARIAAIEQWACAGLVSDLTLLLDLPVSTGRARAAGRGAADRIEVEADGFFERVRAAYRARAAAEPQRFRVIDASQPAEAVLRDAVAATAHLFGADA, encoded by the coding sequence GTGAGCAGGCGCGGTCGTTTCATCACGCTGGAAGGCGGCGAGGGTGCGGGCAAGAGCACCTTGCTGGCGGGCCTGCGCGGACACCTGGAAAGCCGCGGCGTGGACCTGCTGCTGACTCGCGAACCGGGCGGCACCGCGCTGGGCGAGGCAGTGCGCGCGATCGTGCTGGATCCGGCGAGGCATGACCTGTGCGCCGAGAGCGAGCTGCTGCTGATGTTCGCCTCGCGCGCGCAACTGGTGCGCGAAACCATCGAACCGGCGCTGGCGGCCGGGCGCTGGGTGCTGTGCGACCGCTACGTGGACGCCAGCTATGCCTACCAGGGCGGCGGCCGCGGCCAGCCGGCCGCACGCATTGCCGCGATCGAACAATGGGCCTGCGCAGGACTCGTGTCCGACCTCACCTTGCTGCTCGACCTGCCGGTGAGCACCGGACGGGCGCGCGCCGCGGGCCGTGGCGCGGCGGATCGCATCGAAGTCGAGGCGGACGGTTTCTTCGAGCGTGTGCGCGCCGCGTATCGCGCGCGCGCCGCGGCCGAGCCGCAGCGCTTCCGGGTGATCGACGCCAGCCAGCCGGCCGAGGCGGTGCTGCGCGACGCGGTGGCCGCCACGGCTCACCTGTTTGGAGCGGACGCATGA
- the mltG gene encoding endolytic transglycosylase MltG, whose product MTRKTWRNTILVLLLALIGAAAWGWRDFSRFGNAPLHVAAQGESIDIARGSSFKEIVRQLRDQGLSSASPLYWRLLAVQMRVAGKLHAGEYATPVGLTPRQLLANMAAGRVMQRNFTIVDGWTFHEVLVALGKAEKLQHATAGLDDAAIMQKIGAPGEQPEGRFLPETYAYVKGDSDLDILKRAHAAMAKTLDALWPGRDKDLPLATPYDALILASIVEKETGRADERAKIAGVFVRRLEDHMLLQTDPTVIYGMGDSYQGKIHKVDLTTDTPYNTYTRPGLPPTPIALPGKPAIMAALHPAAGTALYFVARGDGSHAFADTLAEQNRNVACYQLKRCSQ is encoded by the coding sequence ATGACCCGCAAGACCTGGCGCAACACGATTCTGGTGCTGCTGCTGGCGCTGATTGGCGCCGCGGCCTGGGGCTGGCGCGACTTCAGCCGCTTCGGCAACGCGCCGCTGCATGTCGCCGCGCAGGGCGAAAGCATCGACATCGCCCGCGGCAGCAGCTTCAAGGAGATCGTGCGCCAGCTGCGCGACCAGGGCCTGAGCAGCGCCTCGCCGCTGTACTGGCGCCTGCTGGCCGTGCAGATGCGGGTGGCCGGCAAGCTGCACGCGGGCGAGTACGCCACGCCCGTCGGCCTCACCCCGCGGCAGCTGCTGGCCAACATGGCGGCGGGCAGGGTGATGCAGCGCAATTTCACCATCGTCGACGGCTGGACCTTCCACGAAGTGCTCGTGGCGCTGGGCAAGGCGGAAAAGCTGCAGCACGCGACCGCCGGCCTGGACGATGCCGCGATCATGCAGAAGATCGGCGCGCCGGGCGAACAGCCGGAAGGCCGCTTCCTGCCCGAGACCTACGCCTACGTGAAGGGCGACAGCGACCTCGACATCCTGAAGCGCGCGCACGCGGCGATGGCGAAGACGCTGGACGCACTGTGGCCGGGCCGCGACAAGGATCTGCCGCTGGCCACGCCCTACGACGCGCTGATCCTCGCCTCCATCGTGGAGAAGGAAACCGGCCGCGCCGACGAGCGCGCGAAGATCGCCGGCGTGTTCGTGCGTCGTCTTGAAGACCACATGCTGCTGCAGACCGACCCTACCGTGATCTACGGCATGGGCGACAGCTACCAGGGCAAGATCCACAAGGTCGACCTCACCACCGACACGCCGTACAACACCTATACCCGGCCCGGCCTGCCGCCCACGCCGATCGCGCTGCCGGGCAAGCCGGCGATCATGGCGGCGCTGCACCCCGCAGCCGGCACCGCGCTGTATTTCGTGGCGCGCGGCGATGGCAGCCACGCGTTCGCCGACACGCTCGCCGAGCAGAACCGCAACGTGGCCTGCTACCAGCTCAAGCGGTGCAGCCAGTGA
- the pabC gene encoding aminodeoxychorismate lyase, giving the protein MILVDGQPQDTVPATDRGLLYGDGLFETIRFTGKSAPLWSRHMQRLALGCERLRLPAPDPALLWQETATVTRGMAEAVVRITLTRGTGARGYAMPADPCVTRIVAAFAMPALEAAPYRDGLRLHLCETRLAEQPLLAGLKHLNRLEQVLARAEWNDPAMAEGLLCDMHGHAISATAANLFAVVDGVPVTPALERCGVAGVLRAELLEALPRVEVRDLPLAECLRASELFLSSSVRGILPVQAVADKVFAPGPVARAMQAHWRELGFPMEQA; this is encoded by the coding sequence ATGATCCTGGTCGACGGCCAACCGCAGGACACCGTCCCCGCGACCGATCGCGGCCTGCTGTACGGCGATGGCTTGTTCGAGACGATTCGCTTCACGGGCAAGTCGGCGCCGCTGTGGTCGCGCCACATGCAGCGGCTGGCGCTGGGTTGCGAACGCCTGCGCCTGCCTGCACCGGATCCCGCGCTGCTGTGGCAGGAAACGGCGACGGTGACGCGGGGCATGGCGGAGGCGGTCGTGCGCATCACGCTCACCCGCGGCACGGGTGCGCGCGGCTATGCGATGCCCGCGGACCCGTGCGTTACCCGCATCGTCGCGGCCTTTGCGATGCCGGCGCTGGAGGCGGCGCCATACCGCGACGGCCTGCGCCTGCATCTGTGCGAAACGCGTCTCGCCGAGCAGCCGCTGCTGGCCGGTCTCAAGCATCTCAACCGGCTGGAGCAGGTGCTGGCGCGCGCCGAGTGGAACGATCCGGCGATGGCCGAAGGCCTGTTGTGCGACATGCACGGCCACGCGATCTCGGCTACCGCGGCGAACCTGTTCGCCGTGGTCGACGGCGTACCGGTGACGCCTGCGCTGGAGCGATGCGGTGTGGCCGGCGTGCTGCGCGCCGAATTGCTGGAGGCGCTGCCGCGGGTCGAGGTGCGCGACCTGCCGCTGGCCGAATGCCTGCGCGCGTCCGAGCTCTTCCTAAGCTCCAGCGTTCGCGGCATCCTGCCGGTTCAGGCCGTGGCGGATAAGGTGTTCGCCCCCGGCCCGGTGGCCCGTGCGATGCAGGCGCATTGGCGCGAACTCGGTTTCCCGATGGAGCAGGCATGA
- a CDS encoding aminodeoxychorismate synthase component I has translation MTHRRILHGRRDLLAPAAAFPQRYPCLLESVLHGTAQARYDILFAFPRDSLTLAADGGVRNAAGELVGTRFLDALDAAWQAERQPRGDDGLPFHGGWALLLGYELAGEIEPKLQLRTDDHLPVALALRCPAAVVVDHARDCTVLVAEAGNEHLLDALAADLDAVAAIPALSSPAHLVEDEPQHFLDGVARIHEHLHAGDIFQVNLSRAWRAQYAEPPMPAALHAALRRANPAPFAGLLQQPGWAIASSSPERLVEVRDGVAQTRPIAGTRPRTAGDDDVARIRELAAHPKERAEHVMLIDLERNDLGRVCAPGTVEVDELMTVESYAHVHHIVSNVRGRLRTGVTPGQVIAAVFPGGTITGCPKVRCMEIIAALEDAPRGAYTGALGYLDRNGDLDLNILIRTLALVGDTVSLRAGAGIVADSVAEKELDETRAKARGLLRALGAADA, from the coding sequence GTGACGCATCGTCGAATCCTGCACGGCCGGCGCGATCTGCTCGCGCCGGCCGCTGCATTTCCGCAGCGCTATCCCTGCCTGCTGGAAAGCGTGCTGCACGGCACGGCGCAGGCGCGCTACGACATCCTGTTCGCGTTTCCGCGGGACAGCCTGACGCTGGCGGCGGATGGCGGCGTGCGCAACGCCGCTGGCGAGCTGGTCGGCACGCGTTTCCTCGATGCGCTGGACGCCGCCTGGCAGGCCGAGCGCCAGCCGCGCGGGGACGACGGCCTGCCGTTCCACGGCGGTTGGGCGCTGCTGCTGGGCTACGAGCTCGCGGGCGAGATCGAGCCCAAGTTGCAGCTGCGTACCGACGACCACTTGCCGGTGGCGCTGGCCCTGCGTTGTCCCGCGGCAGTGGTCGTCGACCACGCGCGCGACTGCACCGTGCTGGTGGCCGAAGCGGGCAACGAGCACCTGCTCGATGCGCTGGCGGCAGACCTGGACGCGGTGGCGGCGATTCCCGCGCTCTCGTCGCCCGCACACTTGGTCGAAGACGAGCCGCAACACTTCCTCGACGGCGTGGCACGCATCCACGAACACCTGCACGCGGGCGACATCTTCCAGGTGAACCTGTCGCGCGCATGGCGCGCGCAGTACGCCGAACCGCCGATGCCGGCGGCGCTGCATGCCGCCCTGCGCCGCGCGAATCCCGCGCCGTTCGCCGGGCTGCTGCAGCAGCCCGGCTGGGCGATTGCCAGTTCCTCGCCGGAGCGGCTGGTGGAGGTGCGCGATGGCGTGGCGCAGACGCGGCCGATCGCCGGCACCCGCCCGCGCACGGCGGGCGATGACGACGTGGCGCGCATCCGCGAACTGGCCGCGCATCCCAAGGAGCGCGCCGAGCACGTGATGCTGATCGACCTCGAACGCAACGACCTGGGCCGCGTCTGCGCGCCCGGCACGGTCGAGGTGGACGAGCTGATGACGGTGGAAAGCTATGCCCACGTGCACCACATCGTCTCCAACGTGCGCGGCCGCCTGCGCACGGGCGTGACGCCGGGGCAGGTGATTGCCGCGGTGTTCCCGGGTGGCACCATCACCGGCTGCCCCAAGGTGCGCTGCATGGAGATCATCGCCGCGCTGGAGGACGCGCCGCGCGGCGCCTACACCGGTGCGCTGGGTTACCTCGACCGCAACGGCGACCTCGACCTCAACATCCTGATCCGCACGCTGGCGCTGGTCGGCGACACGGTGAGCCTGCGTGCGGGCGCCGGCATCGTGGCCGATTCGGTGGCCGAGAAGGAACTGGACGAAACGCGGGCGAAGGCGCGCGGCCTGCTGCGTGCGCTGGGAGCGGCGGACGCATGA
- the fabF gene encoding beta-ketoacyl-ACP synthase II — protein MSKRRVVVTGMGIISPVGNDLVTAWDNILKGVSGIGGVTHFDASNYATRIAGQVKGFNSADWVSPKDVKKMDHFIQYGIAAGTQALKDAGLEITEANAPRIGVAVGAGIGGLNTIEDTSIELHEKGPRRVSPFFVPSSIINMVSGYLSIMFGLKGPNIACVTACATATHNIGLAARMIQYGDADVMVAGGSEFATTGTAMAGFCSAKAMSTRNDEPTRASRPWDKDRDGFVLSDGAGVLVLEEYEHAKARGARIYAELAGYGMSGDAYHITAPSEGGEGAARCMESALKDGGINPSEVQYVNAHGTSTPLGDLGEVLAAKRVFGDHAYKLAMSSTKSITGHLLGAAGGVEAIFSILAMRDGVLPPTINLDEPGEGCDLDFVPNAAREAKVDVVISNSFGFGGTNGTLAFRRV, from the coding sequence ATGAGCAAGCGACGCGTGGTAGTGACCGGCATGGGCATCATCTCGCCGGTCGGCAACGACCTGGTCACCGCCTGGGACAACATCCTCAAGGGCGTCAGCGGCATCGGCGGAGTCACCCATTTCGACGCCAGCAACTACGCCACGCGCATTGCCGGCCAGGTGAAGGGTTTCAACTCCGCGGACTGGGTGTCGCCGAAAGACGTCAAGAAGATGGATCACTTCATCCAGTACGGCATCGCCGCGGGCACCCAGGCGCTCAAGGATGCCGGCCTGGAAATCACCGAGGCCAACGCGCCGCGCATCGGCGTGGCGGTGGGCGCCGGCATCGGCGGACTCAACACCATCGAGGACACCTCGATCGAACTGCACGAAAAGGGCCCGCGTCGCGTGTCGCCGTTCTTCGTGCCCAGCTCGATCATCAACATGGTGTCGGGCTATCTGTCGATCATGTTCGGCCTGAAAGGCCCGAACATCGCCTGCGTCACCGCCTGCGCCACGGCCACGCACAACATCGGTCTGGCCGCGCGGATGATCCAGTACGGCGATGCCGACGTGATGGTCGCCGGCGGTTCGGAATTCGCCACCACCGGCACCGCGATGGCGGGCTTCTGTTCGGCCAAGGCGATGTCCACCCGCAACGACGAGCCGACCAGGGCCAGCCGCCCGTGGGACAAGGACCGCGACGGCTTCGTGCTGTCCGACGGCGCCGGCGTGCTGGTGCTGGAGGAATACGAGCATGCGAAGGCGCGCGGTGCGCGCATCTATGCCGAACTGGCCGGCTACGGCATGAGCGGCGACGCCTACCACATCACCGCGCCCAGCGAGGGTGGCGAAGGGGCGGCCCGCTGCATGGAGAGCGCGCTGAAGGACGGCGGCATCAATCCGTCCGAAGTGCAGTATGTCAATGCGCACGGCACCTCGACGCCGCTGGGCGACCTGGGCGAAGTGCTGGCCGCCAAGCGCGTGTTCGGCGACCACGCCTACAAGCTGGCGATGAGCTCCACCAAGTCGATCACCGGCCATCTGCTTGGCGCGGCCGGTGGCGTGGAGGCGATCTTCAGCATCCTCGCGATGCGCGATGGCGTGCTGCCGCCCACGATCAACCTGGACGAGCCGGGCGAGGGCTGCGACCTCGACTTCGTGCCGAACGCGGCGCGCGAGGCGAAGGTCGACGTGGTGATCTCCAACTCCTTCGGCTTCGGCGGCACCAACGGCACGCTGGCTTTCCGTCGCGTCTGA
- the acpP gene encoding acyl carrier protein, with product MSTIEERVKKIVVEQLGVKEDEVTANASFVDDLGADSLDTVELVMALEEEFETEIPDEDAEKITTVQQAVDYIKAHTKE from the coding sequence ATGAGCACCATCGAAGAGCGCGTCAAGAAGATCGTCGTCGAGCAGTTGGGCGTGAAAGAGGATGAAGTCACGGCGAATGCCTCGTTCGTGGACGACCTGGGCGCCGACTCGCTCGACACCGTCGAGTTGGTGATGGCCCTCGAGGAAGAGTTCGAGACCGAGATCCCGGACGAGGATGCCGAGAAGATCACCACCGTGCAGCAGGCCGTTGACTACATCAAGGCCCACACCAAGGAGTGA
- the fabG gene encoding 3-oxoacyl-ACP reductase FabG, which yields MDKTLTGEIALVTGASRGIGAAIADELAAMGATVIGTATSESGAAAIASRLAAHGGHGRMLNVTDSAAVEALIDGIAKEFGAVSILVNNAGITRDQLLMRMPEADWQAILDTNLSSVFRTSKAVMRGMMKARKGRIISIASVIGLTGNPGQSNYAAAKAGIIAFSKSLAREIGSRGITVNVVAPGFIDTDMTRALPESAKEGLLGQIALGRLGEASDIAKAVGFLASPAASYITGETLHVNGGMYMA from the coding sequence ATGGACAAGACATTGACGGGCGAGATCGCGCTGGTGACCGGCGCCAGCCGCGGCATCGGCGCGGCGATCGCGGACGAACTGGCAGCGATGGGCGCCACCGTGATCGGCACCGCCACCAGCGAGAGCGGTGCCGCCGCGATAGCCTCGCGGCTGGCCGCGCACGGTGGCCACGGCCGCATGCTCAACGTCACCGACTCCGCCGCGGTGGAGGCTTTGATCGACGGCATCGCCAAGGAGTTCGGCGCGGTATCGATCCTGGTCAACAATGCGGGCATCACCCGCGACCAGTTGCTGATGCGCATGCCCGAGGCGGACTGGCAGGCCATCCTCGACACCAACCTCAGCTCGGTGTTCCGCACCTCGAAGGCGGTGATGCGCGGCATGATGAAGGCGCGCAAGGGCCGCATCATCTCGATCGCCTCGGTGATCGGCCTCACCGGCAATCCCGGCCAGTCCAACTACGCGGCGGCCAAGGCCGGCATCATCGCGTTCTCCAAGTCGCTGGCCCGCGAGATCGGTTCGCGCGGGATCACCGTGAACGTGGTGGCGCCGGGCTTCATCGACACCGACATGACGCGCGCGCTGCCCGAGTCGGCAAAGGAGGGCCTGCTGGGCCAGATCGCGCTGGGTCGCCTCGGCGAGGCCAGCGACATCGCCAAGGCGGTAGGCTTCCTCGCTTCGCCGGCGGCGAGCTACATCACCGGCGAGACGCTGCACGTCAACGGCGGCATGTACATGGCCTGA
- a CDS encoding DUF899 domain-containing protein has protein sequence MTSHTIGTRAEWLAARLELLEAEKALTRRGDELARQRQALPWVRVDKDYRFDTDAGSATLADLFKGRSQLLVYHFMFGPDYTAGCPSCSAIADGFNGFVAHLENHDVAFTAVSRAPLAKLQAYRRRMGWTFPWASASGSDFNYDFNVSITAAQQGAGGVEYNYRRGGHPIDAEQLPPIVHQFAATCGTEAAIYVRDRPGMSAFVLEDGVVYHSYSTYARGLDGLWGMYQWLDRAPQGRNEAAGAWWRRHDEYAGAEPACCR, from the coding sequence ATGACCAGTCACACCATCGGAACCCGCGCGGAGTGGCTTGCCGCACGGCTTGAATTGCTGGAAGCGGAAAAGGCGCTGACCCGGCGCGGCGACGAGCTGGCGCGCCAGCGGCAGGCGCTGCCGTGGGTGCGCGTGGACAAGGACTATCGCTTCGATACCGACGCGGGCAGCGCCACCTTGGCGGATCTCTTCAAGGGCCGCTCGCAGCTGCTGGTCTACCACTTCATGTTCGGTCCCGACTACACCGCAGGCTGCCCGTCCTGCTCGGCGATCGCCGACGGCTTCAACGGCTTTGTCGCACATTTGGAAAACCACGATGTGGCTTTCACGGCGGTGTCGCGCGCGCCGCTGGCGAAGCTGCAGGCGTACCGGCGGCGCATGGGCTGGACGTTTCCCTGGGCGTCCGCAAGCGGCAGCGATTTCAACTACGACTTCAACGTCTCGATCACGGCGGCGCAGCAAGGCGCCGGCGGCGTGGAATACAACTACCGGCGTGGCGGCCATCCCATCGACGCGGAGCAGCTTCCACCGATCGTCCACCAGTTCGCGGCCACCTGCGGCACGGAAGCAGCCATCTACGTGCGCGACCGCCCCGGCATGAGCGCGTTCGTGCTGGAAGACGGCGTGGTCTACCACAGCTATTCCACCTACGCGCGCGGGCTGGACGGCCTGTGGGGCATGTACCAGTGGCTGGATCGCGCGCCGCAGGGACGCAACGAGGCGGCGGGCGCCTGGTGGCGGCGCCACGACGAGTACGCCGGCGCCGAGCCCGCCTGTTGCCGCTAG
- a CDS encoding dihydrofolate reductase family protein, with protein MRKLIAGMKISADGKMEGPEGYADWVDAWSEDYGLTAQIDACVLGSGMYPGYEQYWTAIQNAPDAALPMTGKLPTPAEVAWGRFAARTPHYVLSRSMSVANWPLTRFLRDVAELADLKQQSGKDIYLMGGARITASLIEAGLVDELRLIVYPLIAGEGKALFASVRQRRGLELRKTETLHGGRLGLTYAMA; from the coding sequence ATGCGCAAGCTGATCGCCGGCATGAAGATTTCCGCTGACGGCAAGATGGAAGGGCCGGAAGGTTACGCCGACTGGGTGGATGCCTGGTCGGAGGATTACGGACTGACCGCGCAGATCGACGCCTGCGTGCTCGGCAGCGGCATGTATCCCGGTTACGAGCAGTACTGGACCGCGATACAGAACGCGCCGGACGCAGCACTGCCGATGACCGGCAAGTTGCCGACGCCGGCCGAGGTCGCATGGGGCCGCTTCGCCGCGCGGACGCCGCACTACGTGCTGTCGCGAAGTATGAGCGTGGCCAACTGGCCGCTGACGCGGTTCCTGCGTGACGTGGCCGAACTCGCGGATCTGAAGCAGCAATCCGGCAAGGACATCTATCTCATGGGCGGTGCCCGAATCACGGCCAGCCTGATCGAGGCTGGTCTTGTCGACGAACTGCGCTTGATCGTCTACCCGTTGATTGCGGGGGAGGGCAAGGCGCTGTTCGCGTCCGTGCGGCAACGCCGCGGGCTGGAACTGCGCAAGACCGAGACGCTGCACGGCGGCCGGCTTGGCCTGACCTACGCGATGGCTTGA
- a CDS encoding SRPBCC family protein: MGSFRLEIPRSYDASPERVFRAWTDPASMKAWLAEGGDVVADPRPDGLFYLGMQHSSGIRPHYGRYLRVESPHLLEFTWVSEHTLGKESVVTLEFTPRGRQTELRLTHEGLPDERMAMAHTEGWTFFLDTLVARLGGEG, encoded by the coding sequence ATGGGTTCGTTTCGCCTGGAGATCCCGCGCAGCTACGACGCCTCGCCCGAGCGGGTGTTCCGCGCCTGGACCGATCCGGCCAGCATGAAGGCCTGGCTGGCGGAAGGCGGCGACGTGGTGGCCGATCCCCGTCCGGACGGCCTGTTCTATCTCGGCATGCAGCATTCGAGCGGGATCCGCCCGCACTACGGCCGCTACCTGCGCGTGGAGAGTCCACATCTGCTCGAATTCACCTGGGTGAGCGAGCACACGCTCGGCAAGGAATCGGTGGTCACGCTGGAGTTCACGCCGCGCGGCAGGCAGACCGAACTGCGCCTGACCCACGAAGGCCTGCCTGACGAGCGGATGGCGATGGCGCACACCGAGGGCTGGACGTTCTTCCTCGACACGCTGGTCGCGCGCTTGGGCGGAGAGGGCTGA
- a CDS encoding ArsR/SmtB family transcription factor — translation MSNLDLAFAALADPTRRRIVARLTRGELRVTDLAQPFAMSLNAVSKHVKVLEGAGLVRRRREGREHYLRLRAAPLREVAKWTSQYERFWNQRLDALGTFLDQQQENDDEGSQ, via the coding sequence ATGTCGAACCTCGATCTCGCCTTTGCCGCGCTCGCCGATCCCACCCGTCGCCGCATCGTGGCGCGGCTGACCCGTGGCGAGTTGCGGGTGACCGATCTCGCGCAGCCGTTCGCGATGTCGCTGAACGCGGTGTCCAAGCACGTCAAGGTGCTGGAGGGCGCGGGCCTGGTCCGCCGCCGTCGCGAGGGCCGCGAACACTACCTGCGCCTGCGCGCCGCGCCGCTGCGCGAAGTCGCCAAATGGACCTCGCAGTACGAACGCTTCTGGAACCAGCGCCTCGATGCGCTGGGCACGTTCCTCGACCAACAGCAGGAGAACGACGATGAAGGGTCGCAATGA